TCAAGGATGCCGGGGCCAAGAAGCTGGAGGTCATCAAGGAGCTTCGCGCCATCACCGGTCTGGGCCTGAAGGAGGCCAAGGACCTGGCCGAGAAGGGCGGCCCCATCAAGGAGGGCGTCTCCAAGGCCGAAGCCGAGGAGATCAAGAAGAAGCTCGAGGCCGTGGGCGCGGTGGTGGAGCTCAAATAAGCCTCCGCTTCCACGGGGTGCCCCCCAGGCCCAAAGGGCCTGGGGTTTTTGCGTGGGAAACCACGGGAAGCCTTCGGAATTGGGGATAGCATGGAAGCCATGGCGGAGCTTCCCCGGGTGGTGGTGGGCTTGACGGGGGCTAGTGGCATGCCCTATGCCCTGGACCTTTTGGAAACCCTGCAGGGCCTTGCCGAGGTGCACCTGGTCTTAAGCCAGGGGGCCAAGCGGGTCTTGTGGGAGGAGATGGGCCTGAGCCCGAGGGATCTCTACCCCTTGGCCAGCCGGGTGTATAAGGACGGCGACCTCGGTGCCCCCATCGCCTCGGGTTCCTTTCGTACCCAGGGCATGGTGGTGGTACCCTGCTCCGCCAGCACCCTTAGCAAGATTGCCCTGGGCCTGGCGGATACCC
Above is a genomic segment from Thermus antranikianii DSM 12462 containing:
- the rplL gene encoding 50S ribosomal protein L7/L12, with product MALDIERIKEELSQATVLELKQLIDVLKETWGVTAAAPVAVAAAPAAAQAAAPAEEKTEFDVILKDAGAKKLEVIKELRAITGLGLKEAKDLAEKGGPIKEGVSKAEAEEIKKKLEAVGAVVELK
- a CDS encoding UbiX family flavin prenyltransferase, with amino-acid sequence MEAMAELPRVVVGLTGASGMPYALDLLETLQGLAEVHLVLSQGAKRVLWEEMGLSPRDLYPLASRVYKDGDLGAPIASGSFRTQGMVVVPCSASTLSKIALGLADTLLTRAAYVHLKEKRPLILVPREAPLPLPTLRAMVQAAEAGALILPASPGFYHRPKEIRDLLGFITQRILDHLGLSAERAPRWGEGIG